In one Paraburkholderia azotifigens genomic region, the following are encoded:
- a CDS encoding DHA2 family efflux MFS transporter permease subunit — MSKTTTPMNPADLPTATKVFAFSLLCLGFFMATLDIQIVASSLKDIGGGLSASQDELSWVQTSYLIAEIMVIPMTGWLTRVFSTRWVFAFSAFGFTVTSMLCGLAWDINSMILFRGLQGALGAAMIPTVFTTAFMLFPGKQRIIAATTIGALASLAPTIGPVIGGWITDQWSWHWLFYLNLVPGVLVTVLVPRYVDVDRADISLLKSGDYLGIVLMSGFLGCLEYVLEEGPRKNWFGDEVILFCAWICAICGFLFLVHAFTAKEPIVDLRALAIRNFGIGSLLSFITGIGLFCTVFLTPVFLSRVRGFDSLQIGIALLSVGCAQLVALTVYSRLARFIDMRLLMVFGLICFGVGCYLYVPLTNQWGWHELLIPQVLRGVGQQFCVPPIVTMALGSLPPSRLKSASGLFNLMRNLGGAIGIAVCSTMLNDRLNLHYERLDEHVTAGRPVIEAMLHNQAAHFAAVGGDMLDGASAGLASLHALLMREALVLTFSDTFLAVSLCFAVGLVSVLFSRPFGLTAPPPDAH; from the coding sequence ATGAGCAAGACGACTACTCCCATGAATCCGGCCGATCTGCCGACCGCAACCAAAGTCTTCGCGTTCTCGCTGCTGTGCCTCGGCTTCTTCATGGCGACGCTCGATATCCAGATCGTGGCGTCGTCGCTGAAGGACATTGGCGGCGGCTTGTCCGCGAGCCAGGACGAACTCTCCTGGGTGCAGACATCGTATCTGATCGCCGAAATCATGGTGATTCCGATGACGGGCTGGCTCACGCGTGTGTTCTCGACACGCTGGGTATTCGCGTTCTCCGCGTTCGGCTTTACGGTGACGAGCATGTTGTGCGGACTCGCGTGGGACATCAACTCGATGATCCTGTTTCGAGGCCTGCAAGGCGCGCTCGGCGCAGCGATGATTCCCACTGTTTTCACGACGGCGTTCATGCTGTTCCCGGGCAAGCAGCGCATCATCGCCGCGACGACGATCGGCGCGCTCGCATCGCTTGCGCCGACCATCGGCCCCGTGATCGGCGGCTGGATCACCGATCAATGGTCGTGGCACTGGCTGTTCTATCTGAATCTCGTTCCGGGCGTGCTGGTGACGGTGCTCGTGCCGCGCTATGTCGACGTCGATCGCGCGGATATCTCGCTGCTCAAGAGCGGCGACTATCTCGGCATCGTTCTGATGTCCGGCTTTCTCGGCTGCCTCGAATACGTGCTCGAAGAAGGTCCGCGCAAGAACTGGTTCGGCGACGAAGTCATTCTCTTCTGTGCGTGGATTTGCGCGATCTGCGGCTTCCTGTTCCTCGTGCATGCGTTCACCGCGAAAGAGCCGATCGTCGATCTGCGGGCGCTCGCGATCCGCAACTTCGGCATCGGCAGTCTGCTGTCGTTCATTACGGGTATCGGCCTGTTCTGCACGGTGTTTCTGACGCCCGTGTTCCTGTCGCGTGTGCGCGGTTTCGATTCGCTGCAGATCGGCATCGCGCTGCTGTCGGTGGGATGCGCGCAACTGGTCGCGCTGACTGTGTATTCGCGCCTCGCACGTTTCATCGATATGCGTCTGCTGATGGTGTTCGGCCTGATCTGCTTCGGCGTCGGCTGCTATCTGTATGTGCCGCTGACGAACCAGTGGGGCTGGCATGAACTGCTGATTCCGCAGGTACTGCGCGGCGTGGGCCAGCAATTCTGCGTGCCGCCCATCGTGACGATGGCGCTCGGCTCGCTGCCGCCTTCGCGGCTCAAGTCGGCAAGCGGCCTGTTCAATCTGATGCGCAATCTGGGCGGGGCAATCGGCATCGCCGTATGCAGCACGATGCTCAATGACCGCCTGAACCTGCATTACGAACGGCTCGACGAGCACGTGACGGCAGGCCGACCGGTGATCGAAGCGATGCTGCATAACCAGGCCGCGCATTTCGCGGCAGTCGGCGGCGACATGCTCGACGGCGCGTCGGCGGGACTGGCCTCGCTGCACGCATTGCTGATGCGCGAAGCGCTTGTGCTGACTTTCTCCGACACGTTCCTCGCGGTTTCGTTGTGTTTCGCGGTGGGACTTGTCAGCGTGCTGTTTTCGCGGCCTTTCGGCCTCACCGCGCCGCCGCCCGATGCGCACTGA